A stretch of the Camarhynchus parvulus chromosome 4, STF_HiC, whole genome shotgun sequence genome encodes the following:
- the UTP3 gene encoding something about silencing protein 10, translating into MRTRRGTVLRPRPEPAEPDDDPAEVPGGRAGPEELADDVERFHEEQFRAVMAALDSGDEAGDSEEEEEEEVLGLQLPEDSEEEEEDEEDEIQDRNPFVEYSAEEDEDGEDEEGEEDEHVEDGEEEGGEEDENDVEDEEGDLSMESDLEERHPEAKLPHELSWGQRKQLYYDTDYGSDAQAKGKRTQQEIDAEEEEEEQEAQVIQRRLVRDLGEDDYGLDMIQGYLAKQQKTHDSKGQKIDKDLQALSKKEQLKLLKQESPELLQLMEDFEVKLMEIKDELHPLLQMVRDGTIPQGKGSHYLQTKYHLYLNYCANISFYLVLKSKRMPVHSHPVIERLVEYRNIINDLAVIDQKLSPQVRMLLRNYYDKKEEKLRKGNKFSVFLTMNGNKTKPKRASAPVNGQAAAAAESSDESELDEEAALKYYKMMEEKLALKRKRSGDEDVPEEAVVSEGEDPSKKRGVTYQMIKNKGLTPKRRKIDRNPRVKHREKFRRAKIRRKGQVREVRRELHRYAGELSGIRAGVKKSRKLK; encoded by the coding sequence ATGCGGACCCGGCGCGGCACCGTCCTGCGGCCGCGGCCCGAGCCGGCCGAGCCCGACGATGACCCCGCCGAGGTGCCCGGCGGCCGCGCCGGCCCCGAGGAGCTGGCGGACGATGTGGAGCGCTTCCACGAGGAACAGTTCCGCGCCGTGATGGCCGCCCTGGACAGCGGCGACGAGGCCGGGGACagcgaggaagaggaggaggaggaggtacTGGGTCTGCAGCTGCCCGAGGacagcgaggaggaggaggaggatgaggaggatgagatTCAGGATCGGAATCCCTTTGTGGAGTATAGCGcagaggaggatgaagatggagaagatgaagaaggTGAGGAAGATGAACATGTTGAGGAcggagaagaggaaggaggtgAGGAAGATGAAAATGATGTTGAGGATGAAGAGGGGGACCTGTCCATGGAAAGCGACTTGGAAGAGCGCCATCCCGAAGCCAAGCTCCCTCATGAGCTCTCCTGGGGCCAGCGCAAGCAGCTCTACTATGACACGGACTATGGGAGTGATGCCCAGGCCAAAGGCAAGCGGACCCAGCAAGAAATCgatgctgaggaggaggaagaagagcagGAGGCTCAAGTCATCCAGAGACGGTTGGtgcgggatttgggggaggaTGATTATGGTCTGGACATGATCCAGGGCTACCTGGCTAAGCAGCAGAAAACCCATGACAGCAAGGGGCAGAAAATTGATAAGGATCTGCAGGCCCTTTCCaagaaggagcagctgaagctgctgaagcaggagtccccagagctcctgcagctgatgGAGGACTTTGAGGTGAAGCTCATGGAGATCAAGGATGAGTTGCACCCACTGCTGCAAATGGTCAGAGACGGCACCATCCCCCAGGGGAAGGGCAGCCACTATTTGCAGACCAAGTATCATCTCTACCTGAACTACTGTGCCAATATCAGCTTCTATCTGGTTCTCAAGTCCAAGAGGATGCCGGTTCACAGCCACCCGGTCATCGAGCGGTTGGTGGAGTACAGGAATATCATCAACGACCTTGCTGTTATAGACCAAAAGCTTTCCCCACAGGTCCGTATGCTGCTGAGGAACTACTATGACaagaaggaagagaagctgCGGAAGGGAAacaaattttcagtgtttctcacCATGAAtggcaacaaaaccaaaccaaaacgTGCCTCTGCGCCTGTTAatggccaggctgctgctgctgctgagtcgTCGGATGAGTCAGAGCTGGATGAGGAGGCTGCCCTAAAATACTACAAGATGATGGAGGAGAAGCTGGCACTCAAGAGGAAGAGAAGTGGAGACGAGGACGTGCCTGAAGAAGCAGTGGTGTCAGAAGGAGAGGATCCCAGTAAGAAGAGAGGGGTGACCTATCAGATGATCAAGAACAAAGGCCTCACACCCAAGAGGAGGAAGATTGACCGCAACCCCCGGGTGAAGCATCGGGAGAAATTCCGGCGAGCCAAAATCCGCCGCAAGGGCCAGGTCCGCGAGGTGCGCAGGGAGCTGCACAGATATGCCGGGGAACTGTCTGGCATTCGGGCCGGGGTTAAAAAGAGCAGGAAGCTCAAGTGA
- the JCHAIN gene encoding immunoglobulin J chain, with protein sequence MKSTWSLCVALAVSLGIILVAGYPVGPSDEEYVLVNNKCQCVTVTSKFVPSQENPQEEVLERNIRIIVPLKARENISDPLSPLRTTFVYRLSELCKNCEPIEIDLGGAILQAQQGNSCEEPQTCYTYDRNECYSSPVPLLYHGEVMQVPAALTPDSCFAQ encoded by the exons ATGAAGAGCACTTGGTCGCTGTGTGTTGCCTTGGCTGTCTCCTTGGGGATCATCCTTGTGGCAG GTTATCCAGTGGGTCCCAGCGATGAGGAGTATGTGCTGGTCAATAATAAGTGTCAGTGCGTAACAGTGACCTCAAAGTTTGTCCCCTCCCAAGAAAATCCTCAGGAAGAAGTCCTGGAGAGAAACATCCGCATCAT AGTCCCCCTGAAGGCTCGGGAGAACATCTCAGACCCCTTGTCCCCACTCAGGACCACTTTTGTCTACCGCCTGAGTGAACT CTGCAAAAATTGTGAACCCATAGAAATTGATCTGGGTGGGGCCATCCTCCAGGCCCAGCAGGGCAACTCCTGTGAAGAACCTCAGACATGCTACACCTACGACAGGAATGAGTGCTACagctcccctgtgcccctgctgtACCACGGGGAGGTGAtgcaggtgccagcagctctgacccCAGACTCCTGTTTTGCCCAGTAG
- the SDAD1 gene encoding protein SDA1 homolog, producing MSGRQGNKLPSNLPQLQNLIKRDPTSYTEEFLQQYHHYQSHVEIFTFQPDKPSKELAELLMFLAQVAHCYPEHMASFPQQLKELLSYHHTVLDPDLRMTFCKALILLRNKNLINPTSLLELFFQLLRCHDKLLRKTLYTHIVTDIKNVNAKHKNNKVNTALQNFMYTMLRDSNPTAAKISLDVMIELYRRNIWNDAKTVNVITTACFSKVTKVLVAGLKFFLGKDEDEKQGSESESEDDGPTARDLMMRYATNKKTTKRKKKLEKAMKVLKKQKKKSKPEVFNFSAIHLIHDPQDFAEKLLKQLENCKERFEVKMMLMDLISRLVGIHELFLFNFYPFVQRFLQPHQREVTKILLFAAQASHQLVPPEIIHSVLMTIANNFVTDKNSGEVMTVGINAIKEITARCPLAMTEDLLQDLVQYKTHKNKNVMMSARTLIHLFRSLNPEMLQKKFRGKPTEASVEARIHEYGELDAKDYIPGAEVLEVEDQKEKGGTQEEDGWESASLSEEEDNDDGEWIDVHHSSDEEQQQVAEKVKSMPIEERKAKAAAVSTSRLLTQEDFKKIRLAQLSKELNSAPGKAAKRKYIEIDDEEEEEGRGELLSLRDIEHLHKKPKSDKETRLATAKAGKTDRKEFVKKKTKINPFASSSNKEKQKNKNFMMMRYSHSVQTKNKRSFREKQLALRDALLKKRKQLLK from the exons ATGTCGGGCCGCCAGGGCAACAAACTGCCCAGCaacctgccccagctgcagaacCTCATCAAGCGCGACCCCACCTCCTACACCGAGGAG tTCCTGCAGCAGTACCACCACTACCAGTCCCATGTGGAGATCTTCACCTTCCAGCCGGACAAGCCCAGTAAGGAGCTGGCCGAGCTGCTGATGTTCCTGGCGCAG GTTGCCCACTGCTACCCCGAGCACATGGCCAGCTTCCcgcagcagctgaaggagttGCTCTCCTACCACCACACGGTCCTGGACCCCGACCTGCGCATG ACCTTCTGTAAGGCTCTGATCCTGTTGAGAAACAAGAATCTAATAAATCCCACGAGTTTGCTGGAGCTCTTCTTTCAACTGCTGCGGTGCCATGATAAACTGCTACGGAAG ACCTTATACACTCACATTGTAACAGACATCAAGAATGTCAACGCCAAACACAAGAATAATAAAGTGAACACG GCACTGCAGAACTTCATGTACACCATGTTGAGAGACAGCAATCCCACTGCTGCCAAGATATCTCTGGATGTGATGATAGAGCTTTACAGAAGGAATATTTG gaatgaTGCCAAAACAGTCAATGTCATCACAACTGCCTGCTTTTCCAAAGTGACCAAG GTGTTAGTTGCTGGTTTGAAGTTCTTCCTTGGGAAAGATGAGGATGAGAAACAGGGCAGCGAGTCGGAGTCTGAG GATGATGGCCCCACGGCCAGGGATCTGATGATGCGCTATGCCACCAACAAGAAAACCACCAAGCGCAAGAAGAAACTGGAGAAGGCCATGAAGGTCCTCAAG aagcagaaaaagaagagcaagCCAGAGGTGTTCAACTTCTCTGCCATTCACTTGATTCATGATCCCCAAG ACTTTGCTGAGAAACTGctgaagcagctggagaacTGCAAGGAGCGATTTGAAGTGAAGATGATGCTCATGGACCTAATATCCAGGCTTGTTGGAATACATGAG ctgtttctttttaatttctaccCCTTTGTTCAGAGGTTCCTCCAGCCCCATCAGAGGG aaGTGACAAAGATTCTTCTGTTTGCTGCACAGGCTTCACATCAGCTGGTACCACCTGAG attatcCACTCAGTGTTGATGACCATTGCCAACAACTTTGTCACAGACAAGAATTCTGGGGAGGTCATGACTGTAGG GATCAACGCAATAAAAGAAATCACTGCAAGATGTCCCTTAGCCATGACTGAGGATCTGCTCCAAGACCTTGTTCAGTACAAGAcgcataaaaataaaa ATGTGATGATGTCCGCAAGAACTCTGATACACCTGTTCCGCTCTCTGAATCCAGAGATGCTGCAGAAGAAGTTCAGG GGTAAGCCTACTGAGGCCTCAGTGGAAGCCAGGATTCATGAATATGGAGAACTGGATGCCAAAGACTACATTCCAGGAGCAGAAGTACTGGAGGTGGAGgatcaaaaggaaaagggaggaacCCAAGAGGAAG ATGGCTGGGAAAGTGCTAGCCTGAGTGAGGAGGAGGACAATGATGATGGAGAATGGATCGATGTGCATCACTCCTCAGATGAGGAGCAGCAACAAGTA gcagaaaaagtgaaaagcatGCCCATAGAGGAACGAAAAGCCAAAGCTGCAGCAGTCAGTACAAGCAGGCTGCTAACTCAGGAAGACTTCAAGAAAATACGTCTCGCCCAGCTTTCCAAAGAACTTAATTCTGCGCCTGGCAAAGCTGCAAAGCGGAAATATATTGAAATAgatgatgaagaggaggaggagggcag GGGGGAGTTGCTTTCACTCAGAGATATTGAACATCTGCATAAGAAGCCCAAGTCAGACAAGGAGACCAGATTGGCAACTGCAAAG GCtggaaaaacagacagaaaagaatttgtgaaaaagaaaaccaaaattaacCCATTTGCCAGCTCTTCcaataaagaaaagcagaagaacaaGAACTTCATGATGATGAGGTACAGCCATAGCGTCCAGACCAAGAACAAGCGTTCCTTTAGGGAGAAACAG CTGGCTCTTAGAGATGCacttctgaaaaagagaaaacagctgcTAAAATAA